The Nicotiana tabacum cultivar K326 chromosome 14, ASM71507v2, whole genome shotgun sequence genome contains a region encoding:
- the LOC107780333 gene encoding uncharacterized protein LOC107780333, which translates to MYLKEGCSLLLKVHKKSVPLILTVYKLNGQNGKIPVELKESDVLKRLKYEENISTALEYFKWVANSTSFKHTPLTYKIMMEKLGQQKEMDSVQYLLQQMKLERISCSEEIFINVIDSYRRAKAPEQALKTFYRIQDFGCKPTVRIYNHLLDALLSENRFHMVNPIYSNMKKDGVVPNVYTYNILLKALCKNDRIDGAQKLLVEMSNRGCSPDEVSYTTIVSSLCKLGKVKEARELAMRFTPTAPIYNALINGLCKIYSTKEAVDLLDEMADKGVDPNVITYTTILNAFADQGDIGLSFAMLSKMFVSGCSPNICSFTCLIKGISLRGRRHEALYVWDGMIKEGVSPNVVAYNALLHGLCLAGNMNMALSVCNTMERSDCHPNSTTYSTLIDGFAKSGDVIKASEIWNRMITLGCRPNVVVYTCMVDVLCRNLMFEQAYSLLDNMVIEDFPPNTITFNKFIKGLCFSGRVEWAMVLYNQMERFGCSGNTATYNELLDGLFKCNNLTVALELVREMEENDIEFNLVTYNTIASGLCHMGMLEEAEEVVAKMLVRGIKPDVLTFNILMNAYCKGGKVESGKQLLNAMSPVDLRPDFISYTCLIDGLCSWIGLEAAICCLQRMINDGIPPKISTWNVLVRHLFSKIGYGSAVEHLESILAAD; encoded by the coding sequence ATGTACTTGAAAGAAGGATGTTCATTGCTGTTAAAAGTCCACAAAAAGTCTGTTCCTTTAATCCTCACTGTTTATAAACTTAATGGTCAAAATGGTAAAATCCCAGTTGAGCTCAAGGAATCTGATGTGTTGAAGAGACtgaaatatgaagaaaatatttCCACTGCTTTAGAGTATTTCAAATGGGTTGCCAATTCAACATCTTTCAAGCACACCCctttaacatataaaataatgatGGAAAAACTCGGGCAGCAGAAGGAGATGGACAGTGTTCAATACCTTTTACAACAGATGAAATTGGAGCGTATTAGTTGTTCCGAGGAGATATTTATCAATGTGATCGATTCGTATAGGAGAGCAAAGGCGCCAGAGCAAGCCTTGAAGACTTTCTATAGGATACAGGATTTTGGGTGTAAGCCTACGGTCAGGATATATAACCATCTCTTGGATGCATTGCTCAGCGAGAATAGGTTTCACATGGTTAATCCTATTTACAGTAACATGAAGAAAGACGGGGTTGTTCCCAATGTGTATACCTATAACATTCTTCTGAAAGCATTGTGCAAGAACGATAGGATTGACGGAGCTCAGAAGTTACTTGTGGAAATGTCAAACAGGGGGTGCTCTCCTGATGAAGTGAGCTATACAACAATTGTTTCTTCCTTGTGTAAACTTGGTAAAGTAAAAGAAGCTAGAGAACTAGCGATGAGATTTACTCCTACTGCTCCTATTTATAATGCTCTAATAAATGGGCTTTGTAAGATATATAGTACTAAGGAGGCAGTTGATTTGttggatgagatggctgacaAGGGGGTTGATCCTAATGTCATCACGTACACCACGATTTTAAATGCATTTGCTGACCAAGGAGATATTGGTCTTTCTTTTGCCATGTTGAGCAAGATGTTTGTTAGTGGCTGTTCTCCAAATATTTGCTCATTTACCTGTTTGATTAAGGGAATTTCATTGAGGGGCAGACGGCATGAAGCTCTTTACGTGTGGGATGGTATGATCAAAGAGGGAGTTTCGCCCAACGTTGTAGCATATAATGCACTTCTCCATGGTCTGTGTTTGGCTGGTAATATGAATATGGCTCTGTCTGTTTGTAATACGATGGAGAGAAGTGACTGCCATCCTAATTCGACAACCTACAGCACCCTCATTGATGGCTTTGCTAAATCTGGAGATGTGATTAAAGCATCTGAGATATGGAATAGGATGATCACTCTTGGTTGTCGTCCAAATGTTGTGGTATATACATGTATGGTTGATGTACTCTGCAGAAATTTAATGTTTGAACAAGCTTATAGTCTTCTAGATAACATGGTAATAGAAGATTTCCCACCAAATACCattacttttaataaatttatTAAAGGTTTGTGTTTTAGTGGTAGAGTTGAATGGGCAATGGTGCTATATAATCAAATGGAAAGATTTGGGTGCTCAGGTAATACTGCCACATATAATGAGTTGTTGGATGGATTATTCAAATGTAACAACCTTACGGTAGCACTTGAGCTTGTTAGGGAGATGGAGGAAAACGATATTGAGTTTAATTTAGTTACATACAACACTATAGCATCTGGTCTCTGCCATATGGGGATGCTTGAGGAAGCTGAAGAAGTTGTGGCAAAAATGCTGGTTAGGGGAATTAAGCCTGATGTTCTCACGTTCAACATACTTATGAATGCATACTGTAAGGGTGGAAAGGTTGAATCTGGAAAACAACTTCTGAATGCTATGAGTCCAGTGGACTTGCGTCCAGATTTCATATCCTATACTTGTCTGATAGATGGACTGTGCAGTTGGATTGGTTTGGAAGCGGCAATCTGTTGCCTTCAAAGGATGATAAATGATGGCATTCCACCCAAGATATCTACGTGGAATGTTCTAGTCCGTCATTTGTTTAGCAAGATTGGTTATGGAAGTGCAGTAGAGCATCTAGAGAGTATATTGGCAGCAGATTGA